In Synechocystis sp. PCC 6714, the following are encoded in one genomic region:
- the gatB gene encoding Asp-tRNA(Asn)/Glu-tRNA(Gln) amidotransferase subunit GatB: MTATAVKTDYEAIIGLETHCQLNTASKIFCNCSTDFDSPPNTNVCPVCLGYPGVLPVLNEEVLAAAVKLGLAINGQIAPYSKFDRKQYFYPDLPKNYQISQFDLPIVEHGSLEIELVDKKTKEITRKIIGITRLHMEEDAGKLVHAGSDRLAGSTHSLVDFNRTGVPLLEIVSEPDLRTGQEAAEYAQSLRQLVRYLGISDGNMQEGSLRCDVNISVRPVGQKEFGTKVEIKNMNSFSAIQKAIEYEIERQIEAIANGEEIYQETRLWEEGSQRTISMRKKEGSSDYRYFPEPDLPPLEVSEEQKQAWLQSLPELPSAKRNRYEQEFGLSAYDARVLTEDREVALYFEEAVAAGADPKAVTNWVTQDIAAYLNNNRLTVGELALKPTALADLIALITKGTISGKIAKDILPELLEKGGSPQKIIEARGLIQISDPEELTTIIKAVIADHPKELEKFRSGKGNMQGFFVGQVMKRSGGKADPKLTNQLIGKLLAEA; the protein is encoded by the coding sequence ATGACTGCCACTGCTGTTAAAACCGATTACGAGGCGATTATTGGGCTGGAAACCCATTGTCAGCTCAACACAGCCAGTAAGATTTTTTGTAATTGCTCCACGGATTTCGACAGCCCCCCCAACACGAATGTTTGCCCAGTCTGTTTGGGCTATCCGGGGGTGTTGCCGGTGCTCAATGAAGAGGTGTTGGCGGCGGCGGTGAAGCTTGGTTTGGCCATTAATGGCCAGATTGCCCCCTACAGCAAATTTGACCGGAAACAGTATTTTTATCCGGATTTGCCCAAGAACTACCAAATTTCCCAGTTTGATCTGCCCATTGTGGAACATGGCTCTTTGGAAATTGAGTTGGTGGATAAAAAAACTAAAGAAATTACCCGCAAAATCATTGGCATCACCCGTTTACACATGGAAGAAGATGCAGGCAAATTAGTCCATGCGGGTAGTGATAGGTTGGCAGGGTCCACCCATTCCCTGGTGGATTTTAACCGTACCGGGGTGCCGTTGTTGGAAATTGTTTCCGAGCCGGATTTACGTACGGGGCAGGAAGCGGCGGAGTATGCCCAATCTCTGCGGCAATTGGTGCGTTACTTGGGCATTAGCGATGGGAATATGCAGGAAGGTTCTCTCCGGTGTGATGTCAATATTTCCGTGCGCCCCGTGGGACAAAAGGAGTTTGGCACCAAGGTGGAAATTAAAAATATGAACTCCTTCAGTGCTATCCAAAAGGCGATCGAGTATGAAATTGAACGCCAAATTGAGGCGATCGCCAATGGGGAAGAAATTTATCAAGAAACCCGCCTTTGGGAAGAGGGAAGTCAGCGCACCATCAGCATGCGGAAAAAGGAAGGCTCCAGCGATTACCGTTATTTCCCTGAACCAGATTTACCGCCTTTGGAAGTGTCGGAGGAACAGAAACAGGCCTGGCTACAAAGTTTACCGGAACTGCCCAGTGCTAAACGGAACCGCTACGAACAGGAATTTGGTTTATCCGCCTACGATGCCCGGGTATTGACGGAAGACCGGGAGGTGGCTCTGTATTTTGAAGAAGCTGTGGCCGCTGGGGCTGACCCGAAAGCGGTGACTAACTGGGTGACCCAGGACATCGCCGCCTATCTCAATAACAACCGTTTAACCGTCGGCGAGTTGGCTCTGAAACCAACAGCTCTAGCGGATTTGATTGCCTTGATTACCAAGGGCACCATTAGCGGAAAAATTGCCAAGGATATTCTGCCGGAGTTATTGGAAAAAGGCGGTTCTCCCCAGAAAATTATTGAGGCTCGGGGCTTAATTCAAATTTCTGATCCAGAGGAACTAACCACTATTATCAAGGCTGTTATTGCCGATCACCCCAAGGAGTTGGAAAAATTCCGCAGTGGCAAGGGCAATATGCAAGGCTTTTTTGTTGGTCAGGTGATGAAACGTAGCGGCGGCAAAGCTGATCCCAAATTAACCAACCAATTAATTGGCAAATTGTTGGCTGAGGCTTAG
- a CDS encoding phasin family protein produces the protein MLRDLVQKAVYLGVGIASYAAETANSNIKELGNHAQKLVDTLVERGEMNAEEARRYVDELIREAQGEEIANGEGDNKQPRRIEIITDEDESKVDPLAQKDPTQSQSEDVEALRRQVAALQAELERLNRQS, from the coding sequence ATGTTGCGGGACTTAGTACAAAAAGCGGTCTATTTGGGGGTGGGCATTGCTTCCTATGCTGCCGAGACAGCCAATAGCAATATTAAGGAATTGGGGAATCACGCCCAAAAATTGGTGGATACCCTAGTAGAAAGGGGGGAAATGAATGCCGAGGAAGCCCGTCGTTATGTGGATGAGTTGATTCGGGAAGCCCAGGGGGAAGAGATCGCCAATGGGGAAGGCGATAATAAACAACCCCGGCGAATCGAAATCATTACGGACGAAGATGAGTCCAAGGTGGATCCCCTCGCCCAAAAAGATCCGACCCAATCGCAATCAGAAGATGTGGAGGCCCTAAGGCGACAGGTGGCGGCCCTACAGGCAGAATTAGAGCGTTTGAACCGTCAATCCTAA
- the recR gene encoding recombination mediator RecR translates to MKVPPKLGGLGTIYTPPLARLIEQLQRLPSVGPKTAQRLALHLLKRPDAEVENLAQALLDAKKRVGQCQICFHLSAEPVCDICRHPQRDNSVICVVSDPRDVIALEKTREFRGKYHVLGGVISPMDGIGPEQLTIQPLLHRVSQPEIAEVILAISPSVEGETTTLYLGKLLQPFTKVTRIAFGLPMGGDLEYADEVTLARALEGRREL, encoded by the coding sequence ATTAAAGTCCCCCCAAAATTAGGAGGTCTTGGCACCATTTACACTCCTCCCCTCGCCCGTTTGATTGAACAATTACAGCGCCTCCCCAGTGTGGGGCCAAAAACCGCCCAACGCCTTGCGCTCCATCTCCTCAAGCGACCGGATGCGGAGGTGGAGAATTTGGCCCAGGCTCTCCTAGATGCAAAAAAACGGGTGGGTCAATGCCAAATCTGCTTTCATTTATCTGCCGAGCCAGTTTGCGACATTTGCCGTCATCCCCAACGGGACAATAGTGTTATTTGTGTGGTCAGTGACCCCAGGGACGTGATTGCCCTGGAAAAAACCAGGGAATTTCGGGGCAAATACCACGTGTTGGGTGGTGTCATCTCCCCCATGGACGGCATTGGGCCGGAGCAGTTAACCATTCAGCCTCTGTTACACCGAGTCAGTCAACCGGAAATTGCTGAAGTTATTTTGGCCATTAGCCCCAGTGTGGAAGGGGAAACCACCACCTTATATCTAGGTAAACTATTGCAACCCTTCACCAAGGTTACCCGCATTGCCTTTGGCCTACCCATGGGCGGAGATTTAGAATATGCCGACGAAGTTACCCTGGCTAGGGCCTTGGAAGGACGACGGGAGCTATAA
- a CDS encoding TIGR00300 family protein has translation MADDIRILMCPPDHYDVDYVINPWMEGNIHKSSQERAVEQWQKLHQTIKDCAIVDLVKPAKGWPDMVFTANAGLVLGKNVVLSRFYHKERQGEEPYFKAWFEENGFTVYELPQDLPFEGAGDALFDREGRWLWAGYGFRSELDSHPYIAQWLDTEVVSLRLIDERFYHLDTCFCPLSGGYLLYYPPAFDAYSNRVIEMRIPPEKRIVVEELDAINFACNAVNVNDIIIMNLVSRTLKDKLAEVGFTVRETPLTEFLKAGGAAKCLTLRVTEPILEDVHANVSIESRVIRMEGHLLDAGILNQALDLVVENSGSFRVLNFNLGVERNSTSSAEVRVSAPSHQIMEEIMTELIDLGAVPPPQELCDINTETVTQVGVAPDDFYVSTIYPTEVRVNCEWVKVEGQRMDAAIVVTNDPPSARCVLLRDLQVGDRVMVGVEGIRTIKKVESHDGGSRKENKEFAFMAAGVSSERRVELLVEQIAWEMRQIRDQGGKIVVTAGPVVIHTGGAQHLAHLVREGYVHALLGGNAIAVHDIEQAAMGTSLGVDMQRGIPVRGGHRHHLKVINSVRRYGGISQAVEAGFISKGVMYECVKNHIPYCLAGSIRDDGPLPDTEMNLVQAQARYGELIQGADMILMLSSMLHSIGVGNMTPSGVKMVCVDINPAVVTKLSDRGSVESVGVVTDVGLFLSLLVRQLQQLTRPYSLAETL, from the coding sequence ATGGCTGACGATATTCGCATTTTGATGTGCCCCCCCGACCACTATGACGTGGACTACGTAATTAATCCTTGGATGGAGGGCAATATCCACAAATCCTCCCAGGAGCGGGCCGTAGAGCAATGGCAAAAACTACACCAGACCATCAAAGATTGCGCCATCGTCGATCTAGTAAAGCCAGCTAAGGGTTGGCCTGATATGGTTTTCACCGCCAATGCAGGCTTAGTATTGGGGAAAAATGTAGTACTCAGCCGTTTTTATCACAAGGAGCGCCAGGGGGAAGAACCCTATTTCAAAGCTTGGTTTGAAGAAAATGGTTTCACCGTTTATGAACTTCCCCAGGACTTACCCTTTGAAGGGGCTGGAGATGCCCTGTTTGACCGGGAAGGCCGTTGGTTATGGGCAGGCTATGGCTTCCGCTCCGAACTGGATTCCCATCCCTACATCGCCCAATGGTTAGACACAGAAGTGGTTTCCCTACGGCTGATTGACGAGCGTTTTTACCACCTTGATACCTGTTTTTGCCCCCTGAGCGGCGGCTATTTGCTCTATTACCCCCCTGCCTTTGATGCCTATTCCAATCGGGTGATCGAAATGCGTATTCCCCCGGAAAAACGTATTGTTGTTGAGGAACTGGATGCAATCAATTTTGCCTGTAACGCTGTCAATGTCAATGACATCATCATCATGAATTTGGTGAGCCGGACTCTCAAGGATAAGTTGGCGGAAGTCGGCTTTACGGTGCGGGAAACTCCCCTGACGGAATTTTTGAAAGCGGGGGGAGCGGCCAAGTGTTTAACCCTACGGGTAACAGAACCGATTCTGGAAGACGTTCATGCCAATGTTTCCATCGAAAGTCGGGTGATTCGCATGGAAGGCCACCTGCTAGATGCGGGCATTCTCAACCAAGCTCTGGACCTGGTGGTGGAAAACAGCGGTAGTTTCCGGGTGTTGAACTTTAATTTGGGAGTGGAGCGCAACAGTACCTCCAGTGCTGAGGTTCGAGTTTCTGCCCCTTCCCACCAAATCATGGAAGAGATCATGACAGAATTGATTGATCTTGGTGCCGTGCCCCCTCCCCAGGAACTCTGCGATATTAATACGGAAACGGTAACCCAGGTAGGGGTAGCCCCCGATGATTTCTACGTCAGCACCATTTATCCCACCGAAGTCCGGGTTAATTGTGAATGGGTCAAAGTGGAAGGCCAGCGGATGGATGCGGCTATTGTGGTCACTAATGATCCTCCCTCAGCCCGCTGTGTGCTGTTACGGGACCTCCAAGTCGGCGATCGGGTTATGGTGGGGGTAGAAGGTATCCGTACCATCAAAAAAGTCGAATCCCATGACGGTGGTTCCCGCAAAGAAAATAAGGAATTCGCCTTCATGGCGGCGGGGGTTTCCAGTGAACGGCGAGTGGAGCTTCTGGTGGAACAGATTGCCTGGGAAATGCGCCAAATCCGGGATCAAGGGGGCAAAATTGTCGTTACCGCCGGGCCGGTGGTGATCCATACCGGTGGAGCCCAACATCTTGCCCATCTGGTACGGGAAGGCTACGTCCACGCCCTATTGGGGGGCAATGCCATCGCCGTCCATGACATTGAGCAAGCTGCCATGGGTACGTCCTTGGGGGTGGATATGCAACGGGGCATTCCCGTGCGGGGAGGCCACCGTCACCATCTAAAAGTCATTAACAGTGTGAGGCGCTACGGTGGAATTAGTCAGGCGGTGGAGGCGGGATTTATCAGCAAAGGAGTTATGTATGAATGCGTTAAGAACCACATTCCCTACTGTCTCGCTGGCTCTATTCGGGATGATGGTCCCTTACCTGATACGGAAATGAACTTAGTGCAAGCCCAGGCGCGCTACGGTGAACTGATCCAAGGGGCAGATATGATTCTAATGTTGTCGAGCATGTTGCACTCCATCGGAGTCGGTAATATGACTCCTTCCGGGGTGAAAATGGTCTGTGTCGACATTAACCCCGCTGTGGTGACTAAGTTGAGTGATCGCGGTTCAGTGGAGTCTGTGGGAGTGGTCACCGACGTGGGATTATTCCTTAGTTTATTGGTGCGGCAACTCCAGCAACTCACTAGGCCCTACAGCTTGGCGGAAACACTTTAA
- a CDS encoding GTPase family protein codes for MAIANLRLRPWQGVILVLPIAGVIAFLLVAASWQINAWGVNWIWAVVVLVFLGWRWLLVRWTTPSVDFAKTTSLPSISPGAGTEDGKIEKIEEALNKILQASRQDVPAWENWSLFWQRCQEVVTLVAQTYYPEVKYPLLNIYVTDAYGLIRGTVDDMDRWIANLSPTLNQVSLAQVYQSYEVYQKLEPSLKKIWQVWYWGQWLLNPVAAAARLASQQSSQQATQQLLVNLSQQLREATLRNLCRQAIALYNPLSGNLPDNFAKEETPVAGLVKAKSQTLQNILAQGQSPQEVEQQPVNILLVGRTGAGKSSLINALFQTDLAVTDLLPSTTEIKKYQWQSKDGQTLLLWDSPGYEQGQRWDLRRSVLNYAQQSDVILLLNPALDPALQMDADFVQDLQTSAGDRPLILLVTQVDRLRPVRQWQPPYNWRSGEQPKEQSIREAVQYRVEQLGQYCQQILPVVSGDETVGRSPWGLEELSLALLAVVSPAQQQRLARFLSNLEARSLAAARIIDRYALQMTTTQGITALLKSPVLQFVSSLTTGSPALAYLLAEQIPIEQLPLVLGKLQLAYDLFNLLAADKDDTNFDLLTLWPLLLDNPVAPDRNAWAFGHALLEYWTQNLTVEQLGIRFRHYVDNS; via the coding sequence ATGGCGATCGCCAATCTCCGTCTTCGTCCCTGGCAGGGGGTGATTTTAGTGTTACCCATTGCTGGGGTGATTGCTTTTCTGCTAGTGGCAGCTAGTTGGCAGATTAATGCCTGGGGGGTGAATTGGATTTGGGCGGTGGTGGTACTAGTTTTCCTGGGCTGGCGCTGGCTGTTGGTCCGGTGGACGACTCCCTCCGTTGATTTTGCTAAAACAACTTCTCTGCCATCTATTTCCCCAGGGGCAGGAACGGAGGACGGCAAGATTGAGAAAATAGAAGAGGCATTGAACAAGATTTTGCAGGCTTCCCGTCAGGATGTACCGGCATGGGAAAACTGGTCTTTGTTCTGGCAAAGATGTCAGGAGGTGGTGACGCTGGTGGCCCAAACCTATTATCCGGAGGTGAAATATCCCCTTTTAAATATCTATGTCACCGATGCCTACGGTTTGATCCGGGGCACCGTGGACGACATGGACCGCTGGATTGCAAACCTTTCCCCTACCCTCAACCAGGTTTCCCTGGCCCAGGTCTATCAATCCTATGAGGTTTACCAAAAGTTAGAACCATCCTTGAAAAAAATTTGGCAGGTGTGGTACTGGGGCCAATGGCTACTGAATCCGGTGGCAGCGGCGGCTCGGCTAGCCAGTCAACAAAGCAGTCAGCAGGCTACCCAACAATTGTTAGTCAATCTTAGTCAACAACTGCGGGAAGCGACTTTACGTAACCTCTGCCGTCAGGCGATCGCCTTGTACAATCCGCTCAGTGGCAATTTGCCGGACAATTTTGCCAAGGAAGAAACCCCCGTTGCGGGGCTAGTGAAGGCCAAAAGCCAAACTTTGCAGAATATTTTGGCCCAGGGCCAGTCTCCCCAAGAGGTGGAGCAACAGCCGGTCAATATCTTATTGGTGGGACGCACCGGAGCGGGGAAAAGCAGTCTAATTAATGCCCTGTTTCAAACTGATTTAGCGGTGACGGATCTGCTACCCAGTACTACTGAAATCAAAAAATATCAATGGCAAAGCAAAGATGGGCAAACTCTTCTGCTGTGGGACAGTCCCGGCTATGAGCAGGGGCAACGGTGGGATCTGCGGCGATCGGTCTTGAATTATGCTCAGCAGTCCGATGTGATTTTATTGCTCAATCCTGCTTTAGATCCCGCTCTCCAGATGGATGCGGATTTTGTCCAGGATTTACAAACTTCTGCAGGCGATCGCCCTTTAATTCTATTGGTAACCCAGGTGGACCGATTACGTCCCGTGCGGCAATGGCAACCTCCCTACAACTGGCGATCGGGGGAACAACCGAAGGAACAATCCATCCGGGAGGCTGTGCAGTATCGGGTCGAACAGTTGGGACAATATTGTCAACAAATTCTGCCCGTTGTCAGTGGTGATGAAACGGTGGGGCGATCGCCTTGGGGCCTGGAAGAACTTTCCCTGGCCCTATTGGCCGTGGTTAGTCCGGCCCAACAGCAACGTCTAGCCCGTTTTTTGAGCAATCTTGAAGCTCGCTCCCTGGCGGCGGCCCGGATTATTGACCGTTATGCTCTGCAGATGACCACAACCCAAGGCATAACGGCCCTGCTCAAAAGTCCGGTGTTGCAATTTGTTTCCAGTCTCACCACCGGCTCCCCCGCTCTGGCCTATCTGTTGGCGGAACAAATTCCCATTGAGCAATTGCCGTTGGTATTGGGCAAACTTCAATTGGCCTATGACCTATTTAATTTATTGGCAGCGGACAAGGACGACACCAACTTTGACCTATTAACCCTCTGGCCCCTGTTGCTGGATAATCCCGTTGCTCCCGATCGCAATGCCTGGGCCTTTGGCCATGCTTTGTTGGAATATTGGACCCAAAATCTGACCGTGGAGCAGTTGGGCATACGGTTCCGCCACTACGTGGATAACAGCTAG
- a CDS encoding phosphoketolase has product MVGSPFSISAFGQARSTISGSPLDATELHQLNGFWRAANYLAVGMIYLRDNPLLRQPLQAEQIKHRLLGHWGSSPGISFLYTHLNRIIRKFDQDLLYMVGPGHGAPGFLGPCYLEGSYSRFFAECSEDEAGMKCFFKQFSFPGGIGSHCTPETPGSIHEGGELGYCLSHAYGAAFDNPNLIVVGLAGDGESETGPLATSWHSNKFINPIRDGAVLPVLHLNGYKINNPSVLSRISHEELKSLFEGYGYTPYFVEGSDPESMHQAMAATLDHCVTEIHQIQAEARSSGIATRPRWPMIVMRTPKGWTGPDYVDGHKVEGFWRAHQVPMGGMHDNPAHLQQLEAWMRSYKPEELFDDQGTLKPEFKAIAPVGDKRLGSTPYANGGLLRRGLKMPDFRQYGIDVDKPGTIETPNTAPLGVFLRDVMANNMTNFRLFGPDENSSNKLHAVYEVSKKFWIAEYLDEDQDGGELSPDGRVMEMLSEHTLEGWLEAYLLTGRHGFFATYESFAHVITSMVNQHAKWLDICRHLNWRADISSLNILMTSTVWRQDHNGFTHQDPGFLDVILNKSPDVVRIYLPPDVNSLLSVADHCLQSKNYINIIVCDKQAHLQYQDMNSAIRNCTKGIDIWEWASNDAGKEPDVVMAAAGDIPTKEALAATALLRQFFPNLKIRFVSVIDLLKLQPESEHPHGLSDRDFDSLFTTDKPIIFNFHAYPWLIHRLTYRRTNHNNLHVRGYKEKGNINTPMDLAIQNQIDRFSLAIDVIDRLPQLQVAGAHVKERLKDMQIDCTNYAYEHGIDLPEIVDWRWPL; this is encoded by the coding sequence ATGGTTGGATCCCCATTTTCCATCAGTGCTTTTGGCCAAGCCCGTTCCACCATCAGTGGAAGTCCCCTTGATGCCACGGAACTACACCAACTCAACGGTTTTTGGCGAGCGGCCAACTATTTGGCGGTGGGTATGATTTATCTGCGGGACAATCCTCTCTTGCGGCAACCACTCCAGGCAGAACAGATTAAACATCGTCTGTTGGGGCATTGGGGATCCAGCCCGGGCATTAGCTTTCTCTACACCCATCTGAATCGCATCATTAGGAAATTCGACCAGGATCTGCTCTATATGGTAGGGCCTGGCCACGGTGCACCAGGTTTTTTGGGCCCCTGTTACCTGGAAGGGAGCTATTCTCGCTTTTTTGCCGAATGCAGTGAAGATGAAGCGGGCATGAAGTGTTTTTTCAAGCAATTTTCCTTCCCCGGCGGCATTGGCAGTCACTGTACTCCAGAAACCCCCGGTTCCATCCATGAAGGGGGCGAGTTGGGTTACTGTTTATCCCATGCCTATGGGGCAGCGTTCGATAATCCCAATTTAATTGTGGTGGGTTTAGCAGGGGATGGAGAATCAGAAACAGGGCCTTTGGCTACTTCCTGGCATAGTAATAAATTCATTAACCCAATCCGGGACGGGGCCGTTCTGCCGGTACTCCATCTCAACGGCTACAAGATTAATAACCCAAGCGTTTTATCCCGCATTAGCCATGAAGAATTAAAATCCTTGTTTGAGGGTTACGGTTACACTCCCTATTTTGTGGAAGGTTCCGATCCTGAGTCTATGCACCAGGCCATGGCGGCCACCCTGGATCACTGTGTAACCGAAATTCATCAAATTCAAGCTGAGGCCCGTAGCAGTGGCATTGCTACCCGTCCCCGCTGGCCCATGATTGTCATGCGTACCCCTAAGGGTTGGACTGGCCCCGACTACGTTGACGGCCATAAAGTGGAAGGTTTTTGGCGGGCTCACCAAGTGCCCATGGGCGGTATGCACGATAACCCGGCCCATCTACAACAGTTGGAAGCCTGGATGCGGAGTTATAAACCAGAAGAATTATTTGATGACCAGGGTACTTTAAAGCCAGAATTTAAGGCGATCGCCCCGGTGGGGGATAAGCGTTTAGGCTCTACCCCCTATGCCAATGGTGGCTTACTGCGGCGGGGTTTGAAAATGCCTGACTTTCGTCAATACGGCATTGATGTGGATAAGCCTGGCACCATCGAAACTCCCAACACTGCTCCGCTAGGGGTATTTTTGCGGGATGTGATGGCTAACAACATGACCAATTTCCGTCTGTTTGGCCCGGACGAAAATAGTTCTAACAAACTTCATGCTGTCTACGAGGTTAGCAAAAAATTCTGGATTGCTGAATATTTAGACGAAGACCAGGACGGGGGAGAATTAAGTCCCGATGGTCGGGTGATGGAAATGTTAAGCGAACACACCTTAGAAGGTTGGCTAGAAGCTTATCTTTTAACCGGTCGCCACGGCTTTTTTGCCACCTATGAATCCTTTGCCCATGTGATCACGTCCATGGTCAACCAACATGCCAAATGGTTAGATATTTGTCGTCACCTCAACTGGCGGGCAGATATTTCTTCTCTCAATATTTTGATGACTTCCACCGTGTGGCGGCAGGATCACAATGGCTTTACCCACCAAGATCCAGGCTTTTTAGATGTCATTCTCAACAAAAGCCCCGATGTGGTGCGGATTTATCTACCCCCCGATGTTAATTCCCTTCTTTCCGTGGCGGACCACTGTTTGCAGAGTAAAAATTACATCAACATCATCGTTTGTGACAAACAAGCCCATTTGCAATACCAGGATATGAACTCAGCCATTCGCAACTGTACCAAGGGCATTGACATTTGGGAATGGGCTAGTAACGATGCCGGCAAGGAACCCGATGTGGTGATGGCGGCGGCGGGGGATATTCCCACCAAAGAAGCTCTGGCGGCCACCGCTCTGCTACGGCAGTTTTTCCCTAACTTGAAAATTCGTTTTGTCAGTGTCATTGACCTACTCAAACTACAGCCGGAGTCGGAACATCCCCATGGCCTGAGCGATCGGGATTTTGACTCTCTGTTCACCACTGATAAACCGATCATTTTTAATTTCCACGCCTATCCCTGGTTGATTCACCGTTTGACTTACCGTCGTACTAACCACAACAATCTCCATGTGCGGGGTTACAAGGAAAAGGGCAACATCAACACCCCCATGGATCTAGCTATCCAAAACCAAATTGATCGTTTCAGCTTAGCTATTGATGTGATCGATCGCCTGCCCCAATTACAGGTGGCCGGGGCCCATGTCAAAGAAAGGCTCAAGGATATGCAGATTGACTGTACTAACTATGCCTATGAACATGGCATTGATCTGCCGGAAATAGTCGATTGGCGCTGGCCTCTCTAG
- the ilvD gene encoding dihydroxy-acid dehydratase: MSNNPRSRVITQGTQRSPNRAMLRAVGFGDDDFTKPIVGIANGYSTITPCNMGINDLALRAEAGVRTAGAMPQLFGTITISDGISMGTEGMKYSLVSREVIADSIETVCNGQRMDGVLAIGGCDKNMPGAMIAMARLNIPAIFVYGGTIKPGHYAGEDLTVVSAFEAVGQYSAGKIDEETLYGIERNACPGAGSCGGMFTANTMSSAFEAMGMSLPYSSTMAAVDAEKADSTEESAKVLVEAIKKQILPSQILTRKAFENAIAVIMAVGGSTNAVLHLLAIANTIGVPLSLDDFETIRHKVPVLCDLKPSGKYVTTNLHAAGGIPQVMKMLLVNGILHGDALTITGQTIAEVLADIPDQPPAGQDVIHSWENPVYQEGHLAVLKGNLATEGGVAKISGVKKPVMTGPAKVFESEEDCLDAILAGKIQAGDVVVVRYEGPKGGPGMREMLAPTSAIIGAGLGDSVGLITDGRFSGGTYGLVVGHVAPEAYVGGAIALVEEGDQITIDAQQRLLQINVSEEELAQRRARWTPPQPRYQRGILAKYAKLVSSSSLGAVTDMGLFEN; this comes from the coding sequence ATGTCCAACAATCCCAGAAGCCGGGTAATTACCCAGGGCACCCAACGGAGTCCCAACCGGGCCATGCTCCGGGCCGTTGGTTTTGGCGATGACGACTTCACTAAACCCATTGTGGGCATCGCTAACGGGTATAGCACCATTACTCCCTGTAATATGGGCATTAATGATCTGGCTCTACGGGCCGAGGCGGGCGTAAGGACAGCGGGGGCCATGCCCCAATTGTTTGGCACCATCACCATCAGTGACGGCATTTCCATGGGCACAGAGGGGATGAAATATTCCCTTGTTTCCCGGGAAGTAATTGCTGATTCCATCGAAACGGTGTGCAACGGTCAGCGCATGGATGGGGTTTTGGCGATCGGGGGCTGTGATAAAAATATGCCCGGAGCGATGATTGCCATGGCTCGCCTCAATATTCCAGCCATTTTTGTTTACGGTGGCACGATTAAACCCGGCCATTATGCAGGCGAAGATTTAACGGTGGTCAGTGCTTTTGAAGCGGTGGGCCAGTACAGTGCGGGCAAAATCGATGAAGAAACCCTCTACGGCATTGAGCGTAATGCTTGCCCTGGGGCCGGTTCCTGTGGGGGAATGTTTACTGCCAATACCATGTCCTCCGCCTTTGAAGCCATGGGAATGAGCTTGCCCTACTCTTCCACCATGGCCGCGGTGGACGCTGAAAAAGCCGACAGCACCGAAGAGTCTGCCAAAGTTCTGGTGGAAGCAATCAAAAAACAAATTCTGCCCAGTCAAATTCTTACCCGCAAAGCTTTTGAAAATGCCATTGCCGTAATCATGGCCGTGGGTGGTTCCACCAATGCAGTGCTCCATCTTCTGGCGATCGCCAACACCATTGGGGTGCCTTTGAGCTTGGATGATTTTGAAACCATTCGCCATAAAGTACCTGTACTCTGTGACCTCAAACCGTCGGGCAAATACGTCACCACTAACCTCCACGCTGCTGGTGGTATTCCCCAGGTAATGAAAATGTTGCTGGTCAATGGCATTCTCCATGGTGACGCCCTCACTATTACGGGACAGACCATTGCCGAAGTATTGGCCGATATTCCCGACCAGCCTCCCGCCGGCCAGGATGTAATTCATTCCTGGGAAAATCCCGTTTACCAAGAAGGTCACTTAGCCGTACTTAAGGGCAATCTAGCCACTGAGGGTGGTGTGGCTAAAATCAGCGGGGTTAAAAAGCCGGTAATGACGGGGCCCGCCAAAGTGTTTGAGTCGGAGGAAGATTGCCTAGATGCTATTCTCGCCGGCAAAATCCAAGCAGGAGACGTGGTGGTAGTACGCTACGAAGGCCCCAAGGGTGGTCCGGGTATGCGGGAAATGCTGGCCCCCACCTCCGCTATTATCGGAGCCGGTCTAGGGGATTCCGTCGGTCTGATCACCGATGGACGTTTTTCCGGTGGCACCTACGGTTTAGTCGTCGGTCACGTTGCCCCCGAAGCCTACGTGGGAGGGGCGATCGCCTTGGTGGAGGAAGGAGATCAAATCACCATCGATGCCCAACAAAGGTTACTGCAAATCAACGTCAGTGAAGAGGAATTGGCCCAACGGCGGGCCCGGTGGACTCCTCCCCAACCCCGCTATCAACGGGGGATTTTAGCCAAGTATGCGAAGTTAGTTTCCTCCAGTAGCCTCGGTGCGGTGACAGATATGGGACTGTTTGAAAATTAA